One window of Mesorhizobium loti R88b genomic DNA carries:
- a CDS encoding peroxiredoxin, whose protein sequence is MADLDVGDPAPQFDLPRDGGESISLAASAGKPVVLYFYPQDDTTSCTQEAISFSQLKPEFEKAGAVVIGLSPDNAKKHDKFKSKYNLTIDLAADEERKVIEAYHLWVEKSMYGRKYMGVERATFLIGGDGRIARIWRKVRVKGHAEEVLEAVRAL, encoded by the coding sequence ATGGCTGACCTCGACGTGGGCGATCCAGCGCCGCAATTCGATTTACCGCGGGACGGTGGTGAATCAATTAGCCTTGCCGCATCCGCCGGCAAGCCCGTGGTGCTCTATTTCTACCCGCAGGACGACACGACAAGCTGCACGCAGGAAGCGATCAGCTTTTCACAACTGAAACCGGAATTCGAGAAAGCCGGCGCCGTGGTGATCGGCCTGTCGCCTGATAACGCCAAGAAGCACGACAAGTTCAAATCGAAATACAACCTCACCATCGACCTCGCCGCCGACGAGGAGCGCAAGGTGATCGAGGCCTACCATCTGTGGGTCGAGAAATCGATGTATGGGCGCAAATACATGGGCGTCGAGCGGGCGACGTTCCTGATCGGCGGCGACGGTCGGATCGCCCGGATCTGGCGCAAGGTCCGCGTCAAGGGCCACGCTGAAGAGGTGCTGGAGGCTGTTCGCGCGCTTTGA
- a CDS encoding GNAT family N-acetyltransferase, with amino-acid sequence MNAPFVLAIPRTRTFEVVTSAARLAEIAPAWSALWQRAGGLVFQHPDWITAWWRTTPHQERRTLRIGLAWNGDRLDGVIALATFKRSGIRMLEWAAKDHSDYGDALVAPDSDPQAISRLWQHVFDQGGFDLIYLNRLLPDAGVHALLDPAARHGKALRPNHRSEISYRVAGPWQRGEEWFETLSKKGRQNYRRGRKFLEEGGALRFRLLDADEPREPVLARVAVLKRLWLVRHGRVSDLFDKGSPVLAALVSVLAELGLLRIFVLELDGAIIAVSINFEQHGTMMAFVTTYDPEYERASPGMVLMMDYIQWSLDRGLAKVDFLCGGEDFKRRFATQSVTLSSVMGARGLRGHLAAMADRANHVSKSWRARRQPKAETPDE; translated from the coding sequence ATGAACGCTCCCTTCGTGCTCGCGATACCGCGCACACGCACCTTCGAAGTCGTGACATCGGCGGCGCGCCTGGCCGAGATCGCACCGGCCTGGAGCGCGCTCTGGCAGCGAGCCGGCGGGCTTGTCTTCCAGCACCCCGACTGGATCACGGCCTGGTGGCGCACCACCCCGCATCAGGAGCGGCGCACACTCAGGATCGGGCTTGCCTGGAACGGCGACCGGCTCGATGGCGTGATAGCGCTCGCCACCTTCAAGCGCTCCGGCATCCGCATGCTCGAATGGGCGGCGAAGGATCACAGCGACTATGGCGATGCGCTGGTTGCGCCCGACAGCGATCCGCAGGCGATCTCCCGCCTCTGGCAGCATGTTTTCGATCAGGGCGGCTTCGACCTCATCTATCTCAACCGTCTGCTGCCGGATGCCGGGGTTCATGCCCTGCTGGACCCCGCCGCGCGCCACGGCAAGGCGCTTCGGCCCAACCATCGCAGTGAGATCAGCTACCGTGTTGCGGGCCCCTGGCAGCGCGGGGAGGAGTGGTTCGAGACGCTGTCGAAGAAGGGCCGGCAGAACTACCGGCGTGGCCGCAAGTTCCTGGAAGAAGGCGGTGCATTGCGTTTCCGCCTGCTCGATGCGGACGAGCCGCGCGAGCCGGTGCTCGCCCGGGTTGCGGTGCTGAAGCGCCTCTGGCTTGTCAGGCATGGCCGCGTTTCGGACCTGTTTGACAAGGGCTCGCCCGTTCTTGCTGCGCTCGTTTCGGTGCTGGCCGAACTCGGGCTGTTGCGCATCTTCGTGCTTGAGCTTGACGGTGCGATCATCGCCGTCTCGATCAATTTTGAGCAGCACGGCACGATGATGGCTTTCGTCACCACCTATGATCCCGAATACGAGCGCGCCTCGCCGGGCATGGTGCTGATGATGGACTATATCCAGTGGTCGCTCGACCGTGGCCTGGCCAAAGTGGATTTTCTCTGCGGCGGCGAGGATTTCAAGCGGCGCTTTGCCACGCAATCAGTCACGCTGTCGTCGGTGATGGGGGCGCGCGGTCTGCGCGGTCATCTCGCCGCGATGGCCGATCGTGCGAACCATGTTTCGAAATCCTGGCGGGCGCGGCGGCAGCCGAAGGCGGAAACGCCAGACGAGTAA
- a CDS encoding sterol desaturase family protein — translation MLGDLVGKILDKISGTSLLATGLLLLTALVSALVAYWRTVEQKNWKEFFEFVIPREVITHPSAKADLMFWVTKKALMPFLMLPAGIVFVTAVGYATNWLFSTLFQFQPPLIEAPAGPVTVLIFTITMLLAYDISYYLYHVAQHRYPVLWELHKVHHSAEVMVGITKDRVHPLDELMNRAWDGVVVGVCFGIWSLISLNLVELTVFGVNVYVMRNILMMDFVRHTHFKISFGPLNHVVLCPHWHQLHHSVDPLHYDKNFGLLFSFWDRLFGTLCVPKPDEDFKFGLVDRDVRDYQSLAGLYVMPLKRMWGHIARRIRPGKPRTSRPSEGTRP, via the coding sequence ATGCTGGGCGATCTGGTTGGCAAGATCCTCGACAAGATCTCGGGCACCAGTCTGCTGGCGACCGGGCTTTTGCTGTTGACTGCCCTTGTCAGCGCGCTCGTGGCCTATTGGCGCACGGTCGAACAGAAGAACTGGAAGGAGTTTTTCGAGTTCGTCATCCCGCGTGAGGTCATCACTCACCCTTCGGCAAAGGCCGACCTGATGTTCTGGGTGACGAAGAAGGCACTGATGCCCTTCCTGATGCTGCCCGCCGGAATTGTCTTCGTCACGGCGGTGGGCTACGCAACCAACTGGCTGTTTTCGACACTGTTCCAGTTCCAGCCGCCTCTGATCGAGGCGCCGGCAGGGCCGGTGACGGTGCTGATCTTCACCATCACCATGCTGCTCGCCTACGACATTTCCTATTATCTCTATCACGTCGCTCAGCATCGCTATCCCGTGCTTTGGGAGCTGCACAAGGTGCATCACTCGGCGGAGGTGATGGTCGGGATCACCAAGGACCGCGTCCACCCGCTCGACGAGCTGATGAACAGGGCCTGGGATGGCGTCGTCGTGGGCGTCTGCTTCGGCATCTGGTCGCTGATTTCGCTGAACCTTGTCGAACTGACCGTCTTTGGCGTCAACGTCTATGTCATGCGCAACATCCTGATGATGGACTTCGTCAGGCACACGCATTTCAAGATCTCGTTCGGCCCGCTCAATCATGTGGTCCTTTGTCCTCATTGGCACCAGCTGCATCACAGCGTCGATCCGCTCCACTACGACAAGAACTTCGGGCTGCTGTTCTCGTTCTGGGATCGGCTCTTCGGGACATTGTGTGTGCCGAAGCCCGACGAGGACTTCAAATTCGGACTGGTCGACCGCGATGTGCGTGACTACCAGTCGCTTGCCGGCCTCTATGTCATGCCGCTGAAGCGGATGTGGGGGCATATTGCCAGGCGCATCCGGCCTGGAAAACCACGGACCTCGCGACCATCGGAAGGGACACGGCCATGA
- a CDS encoding M23 family metallopeptidase, with protein MNATGQSAIFGRRKEPHTVIIARGNEIRHFTIRPWLAAFIGSAFAAIAIGYLLATSYLVLRDDLIGATTARQARMQQAYEDRISALRAQVDRITSRQLLDQQLMETKVSELIERQSQLSQRHGRLGPLLERAENEVGTAPTEDPAATAKPDKHADVTGSINQPAQNYAVASLSADLGAADTRPFSLWSTRSDPLPNDSAADRADKLFVSINQSLKSIENEQLTRINTLADNAYKSADAITQALQAAGLPVDSDFGKNESDVGGPLIPLDSSMIFDSKVKELDEALDTLDHLKKEARQLPLANPAPGHSVTSPFGVRTDPILGTAALHSGMDFRAPIGMDAKITAPGIVIKAGWNGGYGRMVEVDHGNGFSTRYGHLSEIDVTVGEKLDAGAIIGKTGSSGRSTGPHLHYEVRHNGEAIDPLRFLTVGKKVAQFL; from the coding sequence GTGAACGCAACCGGTCAGTCCGCAATCTTCGGCAGGCGCAAGGAACCCCACACGGTCATCATCGCCCGGGGCAATGAGATCCGGCACTTCACGATCCGGCCCTGGCTCGCGGCATTCATCGGTTCAGCATTCGCCGCCATCGCCATCGGTTACCTCCTGGCCACGTCCTATCTCGTGCTGCGCGACGACCTCATCGGCGCCACCACGGCGCGCCAGGCGCGCATGCAGCAGGCCTACGAGGACCGCATTTCAGCGCTTCGTGCCCAGGTCGACCGCATCACCAGCCGCCAGTTGCTCGACCAGCAATTGATGGAAACCAAGGTCAGCGAACTGATCGAGCGTCAGAGCCAGTTGAGCCAGCGCCATGGCCGTCTCGGCCCGCTGCTTGAGCGCGCCGAGAATGAGGTCGGAACGGCGCCTACTGAGGATCCGGCCGCGACTGCCAAGCCCGACAAGCACGCCGACGTGACCGGCAGCATTAACCAGCCGGCGCAGAATTACGCGGTCGCCAGTCTCAGCGCCGATCTCGGCGCCGCCGACACCAGGCCATTCTCGTTGTGGTCGACCCGCAGCGATCCACTGCCCAACGATTCAGCCGCCGATCGCGCCGACAAGCTGTTCGTTTCGATCAACCAGTCGCTGAAATCCATCGAGAACGAGCAGCTTACCCGCATCAACACGCTTGCCGACAATGCCTACAAGAGCGCCGACGCGATCACTCAGGCGCTGCAGGCTGCCGGCCTGCCGGTCGACAGTGATTTCGGCAAGAATGAGAGCGATGTCGGCGGACCGCTGATCCCGCTCGACAGCTCGATGATCTTCGATAGCAAGGTCAAGGAACTGGACGAAGCGCTGGATACGCTTGACCATCTCAAGAAAGAAGCCCGTCAGTTGCCGCTGGCCAACCCGGCTCCCGGCCACTCCGTCACCAGCCCATTCGGCGTGCGCACCGACCCCATTCTCGGGACCGCCGCACTGCATTCCGGGATGGATTTCAGAGCGCCCATCGGTATGGACGCCAAGATTACGGCGCCTGGCATCGTCATCAAGGCCGGCTGGAACGGCGGTTATGGCCGCATGGTCGAGGTCGACCACGGCAACGGGTTTTCGACCCGCTACGGGCATCTCAGCGAAATCGACGTGACCGTGGGCGAAAAACTGGATGCCGGCGCCATCATCGGCAAGACCGGCAGCAGCGGCCGCTCGACCGGCCCGCATCTGCACTATGAAGTCCGCCACAATGGCGAAGCGATCGATCCGTTGCGCTTCCTTACCGTCGGCAAGAAGGTCGCCCAGTTTCTCTGA
- a CDS encoding FAD-binding oxidoreductase — protein sequence MTIHRISSDVLTALEHLLGQGGVVADAADMAKYLVDWSGDHHGGALAVLKPASVAEVQAAVRLCGTLGQAMIPQGGNTGLVAGAIDIGTAAHGAVIISLERLNRIRVVDADNFTLQADAGCILQHVKDAAEDQDCLFPLALGAQGSCQIGGNAASNAGGVNVLRYGMVRDLIVGLEVVLPDGELWNGFSGLRKDNRGYDLKQLFIGAEGTLGIITGVEVKLFPKPGKVETAYLGLRSFEAAIALFRQARRGCSDLISAFEIIGAECMDLARLVDPNTVVPVTAPVHVLIELSSGAVVDLRTLLVDFLANAMENELVADAVLAESGAQARAFWAIREGLVEGQAKRGYHVRTDLSVRISDIPTLIARARDFVARDHPGWLSAAYGHAGDGNIHFSVLPPLGLAEPDARTRGAAITTGLYDITNALGGSISAEHGIGRTRSRVYWAGMSPVHRRLVGTLKDALDPNRLMNPGCLFPATETLS from the coding sequence ATGACCATCCACCGCATTTCATCTGACGTTCTTACCGCCCTGGAGCATCTCCTGGGGCAAGGCGGCGTGGTCGCCGACGCAGCCGACATGGCGAAATACCTCGTGGACTGGTCCGGCGATCACCACGGCGGCGCACTTGCGGTGCTGAAACCAGCTTCGGTCGCCGAGGTTCAGGCCGCGGTTCGGCTGTGCGGCACGCTCGGACAGGCGATGATCCCGCAAGGCGGCAACACCGGGCTTGTCGCGGGCGCGATCGACATCGGCACAGCCGCCCACGGCGCGGTGATCATCAGCCTGGAGCGGCTGAACAGGATCCGCGTCGTCGACGCCGACAATTTCACCCTGCAGGCTGATGCCGGCTGCATCCTGCAACACGTCAAGGATGCTGCCGAGGATCAGGATTGCCTGTTTCCGCTGGCGCTAGGCGCTCAAGGCAGCTGCCAGATCGGTGGCAATGCCGCCAGCAATGCCGGTGGCGTCAATGTCCTGCGTTACGGCATGGTCCGCGATCTCATTGTCGGCCTGGAGGTGGTGCTGCCGGACGGCGAATTGTGGAACGGCTTTTCCGGCCTGCGCAAGGACAATCGCGGCTACGATCTGAAGCAGCTTTTCATCGGCGCGGAGGGCACGCTGGGCATCATCACAGGTGTCGAGGTCAAGCTGTTTCCGAAACCCGGCAAGGTCGAGACGGCGTATCTGGGCCTTCGCTCATTCGAAGCGGCGATCGCGCTGTTCAGGCAAGCCCGGCGCGGATGCTCCGACCTTATATCCGCCTTCGAGATCATTGGCGCGGAATGCATGGACCTTGCACGCCTTGTCGACCCGAACACCGTCGTCCCGGTGACAGCCCCTGTTCATGTGCTGATCGAACTTTCTTCAGGCGCCGTGGTCGACCTCCGGACGCTGCTGGTCGACTTTCTTGCCAACGCGATGGAAAACGAACTCGTCGCCGATGCAGTGCTGGCCGAAAGCGGCGCGCAGGCACGGGCTTTCTGGGCCATTCGCGAAGGGCTGGTCGAGGGTCAGGCCAAGCGCGGCTATCACGTGCGCACCGATCTCTCGGTGCGCATCTCCGACATTCCTACCCTCATCGCCCGAGCCCGCGACTTTGTTGCGCGGGATCATCCAGGCTGGCTGTCGGCTGCCTACGGCCACGCCGGCGACGGCAATATCCATTTCAGCGTCCTGCCGCCGCTCGGCCTTGCCGAACCCGACGCGCGCACCAGGGGCGCCGCCATCACCACCGGGCTGTACGACATCACCAATGCGCTTGGCGGCTCGATCAGCGCCGAGCACGGCATCGGGCGCACCCGTAGCCGCGTCTATTGGGCGGGAATGTCTCCTGTCCACCGCCGGCTGGTCGGCACGCTGAAAGACGCGCTCGATCCGAACAGGCTTATGAACCCCGGCTGCCTCTTTCCAGCGACGGAGACCCTTTCATGA
- a CDS encoding FadR/GntR family transcriptional regulator, producing the protein MKQRLAAIGTVEALPHRVAAFLSREIESGDLNPGSLLPTEQQLSEKFGVSRNVVREAIAQLRADGMVEARQGIGSFVLAPEQRASIRIDRETLKEGQNMERLFELRCILEAESAALAAERRDQEHLDAIKAALDRMSGEERWEDGSIDADLLFHREIARATGNSYIHTFISFVCEQIRRSIYYARQTNPLHDLVEVNVGEHVRIYEALVAGNPAEAEAAMRAHIIGAADRVGVKLPLRTQRTEEGK; encoded by the coding sequence ATGAAACAACGACTAGCTGCCATCGGCACTGTCGAGGCGCTACCGCACCGCGTTGCCGCCTTCCTCAGCCGCGAGATCGAGTCTGGCGACCTCAATCCGGGCAGCCTGCTGCCGACGGAACAGCAGCTGTCGGAGAAATTCGGCGTCAGCCGCAATGTGGTGCGCGAGGCGATCGCGCAATTGCGTGCCGACGGCATGGTGGAGGCGCGGCAAGGCATCGGCTCCTTCGTCCTCGCCCCGGAACAGCGTGCGTCGATCCGCATCGACCGCGAGACGCTGAAGGAGGGGCAGAACATGGAGCGGCTGTTCGAGCTGCGCTGCATCCTCGAGGCCGAGTCCGCCGCGCTTGCCGCCGAGCGGCGCGACCAGGAACACCTCGACGCCATCAAGGCGGCACTCGACCGAATGAGCGGTGAAGAGCGCTGGGAGGACGGCAGCATCGACGCCGATCTTCTGTTTCATCGCGAAATCGCCCGGGCTACGGGCAACAGCTACATCCACACCTTCATTTCCTTCGTCTGCGAGCAGATCCGCCGCTCGATCTATTACGCACGGCAGACCAACCCCTTGCACGATCTGGTTGAAGTGAATGTCGGCGAGCATGTGCGCATCTACGAGGCGCTGGTCGCCGGCAACCCGGCAGAAGCCGAGGCGGCGATGCGCGCGCACATCATCGGTGCGGCCGACCGTGTCGGCGTCAAGCTGCCGTTGCGCACCCAGCGTACCGAGGAAGGGAAATAA
- a CDS encoding VOC family protein has translation MSLGTAYRISDVCLLVEDIGRTVEFYVNKLGFRLRRRAEGFADFHSEGVTLAAWEIDHIGQHAGVSKLRSPRHAHKVCVAVQLDAPGDIDRLHAELTAKGVPFYGPPENYVWNARCAYFTDPDDTLWELYAWLDGGPGDYHDEQP, from the coding sequence ATGTCGCTCGGGACTGCATATCGAATTTCCGACGTCTGCCTTCTCGTCGAGGATATCGGGCGGACGGTGGAGTTCTATGTCAACAAGCTCGGCTTCCGGCTGCGCCGCCGTGCCGAGGGTTTTGCCGACTTCCACAGCGAGGGCGTGACACTGGCCGCCTGGGAGATCGACCATATCGGCCAGCATGCCGGCGTTTCGAAACTGCGGTCGCCGCGCCATGCCCACAAGGTCTGTGTCGCCGTCCAGCTCGACGCGCCCGGCGACATCGACCGGCTGCACGCCGAGCTGACGGCAAAGGGCGTGCCGTTCTATGGCCCGCCCGAAAACTATGTCTGGAACGCGCGCTGCGCCTATTTCACCGACCCGGACGACACGCTTTGGGAACTCTACGCCTGGCTCGACGGCGGCCCCGGCGACTACCACGACGAACAGCCGTAG
- a CDS encoding ABC transporter substrate-binding protein, whose amino-acid sequence MNRRSFMKSGLAAVAVASGGMQLLLTPGAKAAGKVVIQYDWLMSNGQIGDIAAVANGYFKDAGLDVEFSPGGPNASTVPPVISGSAQLGQFSETPQLYAARASGVPVKIIACGFRTGPYALTSKAANPIRNVADLKGKKIGIQPTARFVMDEILAKNGLSASDLTVINVGFDKGPLVRGDVDAIGGWITNTQALSVVGDDRIDLLVRDLGLNSYADVYFATDAAIEKDPDTLAKFIGAVAKGWGWVHANPQEAVKKMVAAYPEMDLGWEQKTVNLVLKLSFDGATAKDGWGTFDPASIEEQLALLDKVGQYPNGRPKAADVYTTKILELSAAERPKLDAPAA is encoded by the coding sequence ATGAACCGCCGCAGCTTCATGAAGTCCGGCCTGGCAGCTGTTGCCGTGGCATCGGGCGGCATGCAATTGCTGCTGACGCCGGGCGCCAAGGCTGCCGGAAAGGTCGTCATCCAGTATGACTGGCTGATGTCCAACGGACAGATCGGCGACATTGCCGCCGTCGCCAATGGCTACTTCAAGGATGCCGGGCTCGACGTGGAATTCAGCCCGGGTGGCCCGAACGCCTCGACCGTGCCGCCGGTCATTTCTGGCTCGGCACAGCTTGGCCAATTCTCCGAAACGCCGCAGCTCTATGCCGCGCGCGCCAGCGGCGTGCCGGTGAAGATCATCGCCTGCGGTTTCCGCACCGGCCCCTATGCGCTGACCTCCAAGGCCGCCAACCCGATCCGCAATGTGGCCGACCTCAAGGGCAAGAAGATCGGCATCCAGCCGACGGCGCGTTTCGTCATGGATGAGATCCTAGCCAAGAACGGCTTGAGTGCGTCCGACCTCACCGTCATCAATGTCGGCTTCGACAAGGGGCCCCTGGTGCGCGGCGATGTCGACGCCATTGGCGGCTGGATCACCAACACGCAGGCGCTGAGCGTCGTCGGCGACGACCGCATCGACCTTCTGGTGCGTGATCTCGGCTTGAACTCCTACGCCGATGTCTATTTCGCCACCGATGCGGCAATCGAGAAGGACCCGGACACGCTGGCCAAATTCATCGGCGCGGTCGCCAAGGGCTGGGGCTGGGTGCACGCCAACCCGCAGGAGGCGGTGAAGAAAATGGTCGCGGCCTATCCCGAAATGGACCTTGGCTGGGAACAGAAGACCGTCAACCTCGTGCTGAAACTCTCCTTCGACGGTGCAACGGCCAAGGACGGCTGGGGCACGTTCGATCCCGCCTCGATCGAAGAGCAGCTGGCATTGCTCGACAAGGTCGGCCAATACCCGAACGGACGTCCGAAGGCGGCCGATGTCTACACCACCAAGATCCTCGAACTTTCGGCTGCCGAGCGGCCGAAGCTCGACGCGCCCGCCGCCTGA
- a CDS encoding ABC transporter ATP-binding protein, with the protein MANAIEASRLDVGYGARQATVKVLSGLDLSVEAGCFLSILGPSGCGKSTLLRVVADLLDPLGGTISVLGDTPHAVRSRRDVGFVFQDSTLLPWRTVRDNVRLPLGVGQGSLTRKIEDRSDELLELMGLAGFGERLPHQLSGGQRQRVAIARALLGHPKLLLMDEPFGALDEITRDRLNDELLNLWRRTGTTNLFVTHSIAEAAYLGERVIVLAANPGRLVKDLDLRPLKQDGNRCSREDPAIVAAMAELRSALEQAS; encoded by the coding sequence ATGGCGAACGCGATCGAAGCCAGCAGGCTGGATGTCGGCTATGGCGCGCGCCAGGCGACCGTCAAGGTGCTTTCCGGCCTCGACCTCAGCGTCGAGGCCGGCTGCTTCCTGTCGATCCTTGGACCGTCCGGCTGCGGCAAGTCGACCTTGCTGCGTGTGGTCGCCGACCTGCTCGATCCGCTCGGCGGCACGATCAGCGTGCTTGGCGATACGCCGCATGCGGTGCGCTCGCGCCGCGATGTCGGCTTCGTGTTCCAGGATTCGACCCTGCTGCCCTGGCGCACGGTGCGCGACAATGTGCGTTTGCCGCTTGGCGTCGGGCAAGGCAGTCTGACGCGCAAGATCGAGGACCGCAGCGACGAATTGCTGGAGCTGATGGGGCTTGCCGGCTTTGGCGAACGCCTGCCGCATCAACTCTCCGGCGGCCAGCGCCAGCGTGTGGCCATCGCCCGCGCCTTGCTTGGCCATCCGAAGCTGTTGCTCATGGACGAACCGTTCGGGGCGCTCGACGAGATCACCCGAGACCGGCTCAACGACGAGCTTCTCAACCTGTGGCGGCGCACCGGCACGACGAACCTGTTCGTCACCCATTCGATCGCCGAAGCCGCCTATCTCGGCGAGCGAGTCATCGTTCTCGCCGCCAATCCGGGGCGGCTGGTCAAGGATTTGGACCTCAGGCCGCTCAAGCAGGATGGCAATCGCTGTTCACGCGAAGACCCGGCAATCGTCGCCGCCATGGCCGAGTTGCGCAGCGCGCTGGAGCAGGCATCATGA
- a CDS encoding ABC transporter permease — translation MRPAPLSPQLAIALPVLGAASLLLAWQYLLPLLGVPAYIVPTPTAIFGVFQKNFALLMDNLRPTLIEALAGFVIGNLAAVLLAVLFVHNRILQATYFPIVLFFNTIPILALSPIIILIFGLGMTPKIVIAAVICFFPTLVNMIRGLDSAGDNEHELFRVLSATRWEIFWGLRLPRALPMLFSSLRIASATAVIGAIVGEWIGSDNGLGALIIQASFNYQSDRLYAAIVLSSCLSIVLFCAVVLVERRVIKY, via the coding sequence ATGAGGCCGGCGCCGCTCTCGCCGCAATTGGCCATCGCCCTGCCCGTTCTCGGCGCGGCGTCGCTCCTGCTTGCCTGGCAATATCTGCTGCCGCTGCTCGGCGTGCCGGCCTATATCGTGCCGACGCCGACCGCTATCTTCGGTGTCTTCCAGAAGAATTTCGCGCTGCTCATGGACAATTTGAGGCCGACGCTGATCGAGGCGCTGGCGGGATTCGTCATCGGCAATCTGGCCGCCGTGCTGCTGGCTGTTCTGTTCGTGCACAACCGCATCCTGCAGGCGACCTATTTTCCGATTGTGCTGTTCTTCAACACCATCCCGATCCTGGCGCTGTCGCCGATCATCATCCTGATCTTCGGTCTCGGCATGACGCCGAAGATCGTCATCGCGGCGGTGATCTGCTTCTTCCCGACGCTGGTGAACATGATCCGCGGCCTGGACTCGGCTGGCGATAACGAGCACGAGCTGTTCCGCGTTCTGTCGGCGACACGCTGGGAAATCTTCTGGGGCCTGCGCCTGCCGCGCGCGCTGCCGATGCTGTTTTCCTCGCTCAGGATCGCCTCGGCAACGGCGGTGATCGGCGCCATCGTCGGCGAATGGATCGGCTCGGACAATGGCCTCGGCGCGCTGATCATCCAGGCGAGCTTCAACTACCAGTCGGACCGGCTCTACGCCGCGATCGTGCTGTCGTCCTGCCTGTCGATCGTCCTGTTTTGCGCCGTGGTGCTGGTCGAGCGCCGGGTCATCAAATACTGA
- a CDS encoding M20 metallopeptidase family protein — translation MSNPEDSTVTAGAVDIDARILQQMIEIRRHLHRNPELSNREANTQNYLRQMLAGEGITDIRDVAGFGLAVDIVGTGKPSNRKIAIRADIDALPIEEESGVDYASTNPGVMHACGHDAHASMGFAVAAHLHRSRADFGGTVRLIFQPAEEDSPSGGKRVVEEGLLDDIDAAICLHVDPYTPSGKIAVRSGPYTLACDTFDAIVIGEAAHAAKPYEGVDAIAVACSMVSELQKIVSREIDPYDPLIISVTGINGGSAYNVIAGKVALKGTIRSGSDATRERAWRRVREILEGIAASHGASVQLDIHRGEPGVVNDGEMAELIAASGKACVGADNVLDTPGWTIADDFGYFSEKRPSVYFRLGIRNEAVGSVFPLHHPKFRVDEAALKVGAATLVVAATRFLSTQPESAG, via the coding sequence ATGTCAAATCCTGAGGATTCGACGGTGACAGCCGGTGCAGTCGATATCGACGCCCGGATTCTCCAGCAGATGATCGAGATCCGCCGCCATTTGCACCGCAATCCGGAACTGTCGAACCGCGAAGCCAACACGCAGAATTATCTCAGGCAAATGCTGGCCGGCGAGGGAATCACCGATATTCGCGACGTCGCGGGCTTTGGCCTGGCCGTCGATATTGTCGGCACCGGCAAGCCGTCGAACCGAAAGATTGCCATCCGCGCCGACATCGATGCCTTGCCCATCGAAGAAGAATCCGGCGTCGATTATGCGTCGACCAATCCCGGCGTGATGCATGCGTGCGGCCACGACGCCCACGCTTCGATGGGCTTTGCTGTCGCCGCGCATCTTCATCGATCGAGGGCCGATTTTGGCGGAACAGTTCGCCTCATCTTCCAGCCGGCCGAGGAAGACTCGCCCTCGGGCGGTAAACGTGTGGTGGAAGAGGGCCTTCTCGACGACATCGATGCCGCGATCTGCCTTCATGTCGATCCCTATACGCCATCCGGCAAGATCGCTGTCCGTTCAGGCCCTTACACGCTGGCGTGCGACACATTCGATGCAATTGTCATCGGCGAGGCGGCGCATGCGGCAAAGCCCTATGAGGGCGTCGATGCGATTGCCGTGGCCTGCTCCATGGTGAGCGAATTGCAGAAGATCGTCTCGCGCGAGATCGACCCTTACGATCCGCTGATCATTTCCGTCACCGGCATCAATGGCGGCAGCGCCTACAATGTGATCGCCGGCAAGGTCGCCCTGAAAGGGACAATCCGCAGCGGCAGCGACGCAACCCGCGAGCGGGCGTGGCGGCGCGTTCGTGAAATCCTGGAGGGAATAGCTGCAAGCCACGGCGCCAGCGTGCAGCTCGACATTCACAGGGGTGAACCGGGGGTCGTCAACGATGGCGAGATGGCGGAGCTGATCGCCGCCAGCGGCAAGGCCTGCGTCGGCGCCGACAATGTCCTCGACACACCCGGATGGACCATTGCGGATGACTTTGGCTACTTCAGCGAGAAGCGTCCATCGGTCTATTTCCGGCTCGGTATCCGCAATGAGGCGGTCGGCTCGGTCTTTCCGCTTCACCATCCCAAATTTCGCGTCGATGAGGCCGCTTTGAAGGTTGGCGCGGCGACCCTGGTTGTGGCGGCGACAAGATTTCTGTCGACGCAACCGGAAAGCGCTGGCTGA